The Triticum aestivum cultivar Chinese Spring chromosome 5A, IWGSC CS RefSeq v2.1, whole genome shotgun sequence genomic sequence AGTGTTCTCCCTCAAATATAGTGCGCAGTCCACATGCTCAAATTGCTCTCTCTCCATGTTATTTTCACACGCTTTGGACTGCCAAAAAGCTTGATCATGACATGGGTAGCAAAGCGGCACAGTGTTGGGGTAGCTCCAGACTATAAATACATCCTAGGGGCCTCAGGACAAGGCCCATGAAACTGAAACCACCTTGTCTAACTCTCAGTCTCATCATCTCGATCAGCATTTGGGTGATCTGCGCATGCCTAGCCTGAGGCAGTGCAGCACCTTAGAGAGGCAGCTGCTCGGCCACCTCTCAGCCACGAAGATGAAGATCGCCAAGGCCCCGGTGCTCCTGAAGAAGGCGGTGACCATGTGCAAGAGCAAGACCGGCGTGCTCGCGGCCAGGCTCCTCTTCCTCGCCTCGCTCCGGCGCAGGATGGCCACCGTCGGCGTGATGTCTCACAAGATACACGCGCTCATGGCGGCCGCGGATCGGGCGAAGGCCGGAGGGGACTGCCACAAGGCCGTCGTTTCGCGCAAGGTCGAGAAGACGCTTCCAGCGATCCATGGCGGTGAGACCGTTGATCTTACGCATCAATTAGCACTGTTTTGTCAAGAGGAGGATGTTGGTGGTGGCTTCCCTGACTGGACGCTGCACCCCATCTTCAATGACGATGACAATTGCTGTTACACGGAAGACGACGACGAAGATGTTAGTGATGTGCTACTCGATGGGTGCAATGGCCACCACGACGAGCCCTCGGTGATAGATGTGATCAGGAGCAACAAGGAAGTCCAGGGGTTGGAGTTCAACATGGAAGATGAGATCGACCAGGCTGCCGATATGTTCATCAGGAGGTTCCGGGAGCGGATGAGCAAGAGCATTTAGTCTcacctgtttgtgtttcatctacCTGATTGCACGAATGCGTGCCGCTGACTAGTTGACAGTAGATGTCGCGAGGGAGAATGTTAGATTGACACCGTAGCATCTAGTAGTACGTAGGGGGGCTAGACTAAACTAGTACACGGGTATGAACATTTTCTCCCTAGATCTTTCCGGGCACCCAtaaattagttttttttttgagaaatagtaACGTGTAGTATAGTACAATCATGTAAGGGGTAGCAGATACTTAATCATATTTTTTTTGAAGGATTTGCTTAATTCCTTTTTCTTGGATCTGGATCCGATGGCTCCAGTATTTCTACTCACTTTTCATAACAAGAATCATGTCTCATAACGAGCTAATAACTGTGAAAATCGACGATAACCGGATTTACCGCCCCACCCCCAATCCACCTTGGAAGGGCATACCAGGCAAAATATTCGAATGGCGGTTTCTGGCTATCTATATAGTATAGGTATCTGTCTCTACCATTGAGTGGTGTGGGTGTGATCAGTCACGACGGCGGTGCTTTCCTTCAGATCATGGGCTTCAGTTCTCGTATCTTCATATATCTTCACACTTCACTAGTGGTCTCTGGTGTGATTGTTCAAGACGGCAGTAACTTTAACCTTTGTTTTGTATATTAATATATGATGGTGTTTCCAATAAATAAAAAATAGTTATGAAATATTTGTATGCCAAAAATCTAATGATATAGGTTCGTTTTCTCTCTAAAGTTTGCTTATACAGTCAGATGTCAAGCTGCAAGAACACCAACAAAATTATCCTACAATCTAGATGCTCATTGGATCAGTTGTCGTATGCTCTCTTCTTAGGATCTGCAGCTATACACCCTTTGTCATTTTTTCATTGGATATACGAaatagtcactagtagaaaacagggctttggtccaggccgggtcagcccattagtcccggttcaatccagaaccgggatcagtgtgggcattggtctcggttcgtgagcccagggggccggccgggccacgtgggccattggtcccggttcatctggaccttttggtcccgcttgatgggatgaaccgggaccaatgggcctcgcttctggcccaccaccattggtcccggttggtggcttgaaccgggactaaaggctcctctttagtcccggctcatgtcaccaaccgggaccaatgaggtgcctatatatacccctcgctcacgagcagagcaccccagtgctctgtttttctctggccgagggggagagggcttggtggtgctctagctcacctcctatgcatacaaggtgttcgatggaatgcctgagccacactacttaagctttctcctctccaagctcgacctccaaactccattttccataatatttgtctaggtttagcggtccatcacgccccatccccgtcttcaccgccgtcgatcacccgcgccgagctcatcaccggcaccaccgtggtgagcctcttgttcttatcttctttctgaaaggaaaaatattcttacttgtatgtttacatagatacttgttttattttcttacttttattattgcatcttatatagtgtgatagttttggtatccgcccccgtcggccctcgttctgtctatgattcggatgtggtatccctgttcaagaattcatccgattaaccagttaacttgcgattaatccctactcatagggtcaccgagtagccgataaactgataaatcgtccgattaattgattaaatgaccgattaacttgccgattagcctattaatcccctactcgccagccagccgagcagttaccagttaacgatttcctcaacaatgtgtggtatatatatattatctttataactattggttcatttcttgtttatgaaaattataccgaccaacgtgacatagattttatttatgtaggatgtatgtgaatcagaaatgccaaccgaccctattgtcgagaggttaaatttagttgaagaagaaaacaatttgttgaagaaaaaataaaaaaatttaggaggagaagatgatattggagttgcatgttgcggatgtcgtcgatgatcacaagatcaagatggatgcaacgcgcttgaagattagaaagattagaaaatatgccattcataccgaggcttggtatcattatgccgttggatcaattgttaccttggttgcgattatgatcgcatttgttttcgcattgaaatgttttacatagtttcaatgtatggtttaattaattagatgctctggagagctatatgttgttagatgagaactatgtatgcactttggttttaatgtgatgatgaacttctattaatttggacacttaattatatataatgcacgcagatgaaccggcaatggatgtacggtgacagacacacccgcgagtacattaagggcgtgcatgagtttctcgatgcggctgaggcaaacaagcagaatggttttatgtgttgtccatgcactcaatgtgggaatacgaggtcttactctaaccggaaaatccttcactcccacctgctttacaagggttttatgccacactataatgtttggacgaggcacggagaaataggggttatgatggaagacgacgaagaagaagagtacaatgacaactatgtgccccctgaatacggtgatgctgcaacggggggagctggtgaagatcaagaggaaccagacgatgtgcccaatgatgctgcaacgggtgaagctgctgaagatcaagaggaaccagacgatgtgcccgatgatgatgatctccgtcgggtcattgtcgatgcaaggacgcaatgcgaaagtcaaaaggagaagctaaagttcgatcgcatgttagaggatcacaaaaaagggttataccccaattgcgaagatggcaacacaaagctcggtaccgtactggaattgctgcagtggaaggcagagaatgctgtggctgacaaaggatttgagaagctactgaaaatattgaagaagaagcttccaaaggataacgaattgcccgaca encodes the following:
- the LOC123107387 gene encoding uncharacterized protein, coding for MPSLRQCSTLERQLLGHLSATKMKIAKAPVLLKKAVTMCKSKTGVLAARLLFLASLRRRMATVGVMSHKIHALMAAADRAKAGGDCHKAVVSRKVEKTLPAIHGGETVDLTHQLALFCQEEDVGGGFPDWTLHPIFNDDDNCCYTEDDDEDVSDVLLDGCNGHHDEPSVIDVIRSNKEVQGLEFNMEDEIDQAADMFIRRFRERMSKSI